The following coding sequences are from one Alosa alosa isolate M-15738 ecotype Scorff River chromosome 13, AALO_Geno_1.1, whole genome shotgun sequence window:
- the LOC125305707 gene encoding E3 ubiquitin-protein ligase NEURL3-like gives MTNNVNERTKDPHVCGLTCLGPLTFHPGAVGKKITLSHGNCRASRDLETFRDGLVFSSRPVKPREKVQFRVERSLLAWEGGVRVGFTNVCPTTAGPLPPLACPDLTDKPGYWALPVPQRDCPPGTMVSFWMDSTGLLCYKTPAETFCNQTDLDLSRPLWAIIDVYGQSTTVLLLGSVRRLNRFIKTSSCPIPRSTFECGYEDTPPELKKRKAIAERKLKQHQEDQSYNNNSQRTGCSKQDLCAVCLDRGSSSGPSVDIAACASPVLTGCLRNSHVSTVSADYLELSKSWMWSCRGYT, from the exons AAAGGACCAAGGACCCCCATGTCTGTGGACTCACCTGCCTGGGTCCTCTGACCTTCCACCCTGGGGCCGTGGGTAAGAAGATCACCCTCAGCCATGGCAACTGCAGGGCCTCGAGAGACTTGGAGACCTTCAGGGACGGCCTGGTGTTCAGCAGTCGCCCAGTGAAGCCCAGGGAGAAGGTCCAGTTCCGGGTGGAGCGCAGTCTTCTAGCCTGGGAGGGCGGTGTGCGGGTCGGCTTCACCAACGTATGCCCGACCACCGCCGGACCACTTCCTCCGCTGGCCTGTCCCGACCTCACAGACAAGCCCGGGTACTGGGCTTTGCCAGTGCCACAACGGGACTGCCCACCTGGTACCATGGTCTCCTTCTGGATGGATTCAACTGGACTGTTGTGTTACAAGACACCCGCTGAAACTTTCTGTAATCAGACTGATTTGGACCTCTCTCGGCCTCTCTGGGCTATTATTGATGTCTACGGCCAGTCAACTACGGTGCTTTTACTCG GTTCTGTACGAAGGTTGAATCGATTTATTAAGACATCCTCCTGCCCTATTCCTCGTAGCACATTTGAATGTGGCTATGAAGATACTCCACCTGAATTAAAGAAAAGGAAAGCCATCGCTGAAAGGAAGCTGAAACAGCATCAAGAAGATCAAAGTTACAATAACAACTCTCAGAGAACAG GGTGCAGCAAGCAGGACTTGTGTGCGGTGTGTCTGGACCGCGGAAGCTCGTCTGGCCCCAGTGTGGACATCGCTGCCTGTGCCTCCCCTGTGCTAACAGGGTGTTTGAGGAATTCGCACGTGTCCACTGTGTCGGCAGATTATCTAGAATTGTCCAAGAGCTGGATGTGGAGCTGCCGCGGGTACACATAG